CCTTGATGCACGCCCGGAAAAGCCCCGACCGCGAGGGGTTTCTGAAGGGGGTTGAACTGATCCACACTCAGTTCGGCGGTATTCTGGCCCAGTTGGGATTGGAAGAAGTGGCCGGGGTGGGAGAGTCTTACGATCCCGAACTGGCCGAGGCGGTTGTTGTGACCGAGGTTTCGGAGCAGGAAAACGATAACCTGATTCTGGAAGTGGTCCGAAAGGGGTATCGATTGAACGGTAAGCTGGTGCGCCCGGCCAGAGTCAGAGTCGGACAGGTTAGGGATGGTGGTGAGACGGATTCGCCTCAGACCTGCCAGCAATGACGAGAAAATACAGTATTTTTTATCATTAAGTAATAATTGAAAAAATGAATCGATAAATATTATACTTCTAAATACAAAGTTTGATGGCTGTTGAGGAGGCCTAATGGAAGATTCATTGATAACCGTCAAGGAGGTAGCCGAGTACCTGAAGTTGAAGGAACAGACGGTCTATCTCCTGGCACGGCAGAACAAGATTCCCTCCTTGAAGGTGGGGGGCAGTCTTCGTTTCAAGAAGTCCCGGATCGATGGTTGGCTACTGGCCGAGCCGAACAGGAGCAGTTCGAAGAACGGACCCGGGAAAGTGCTCATCGTGGAGGACGAGAAAGCGGTTAGAGAAAGTCTTCAGGGGATCGTGCAACTCCACGGCATTTCAGCAGTGGCCGTGCCGGACGGGCCCGGGGCCCTGGATGCTGCCAGGCGGGAATCTTTCCGCATGGTATTCCTGGACCTTAACCTGCCTGGAATGGATAGCGTGGAGACACTGCGGGAGCTCCGAAGGCTGGACCGCAAGCTGGTGTTTGTGGTGGTCACGGATTTGGCCGGAGAGAACCCCTTGTTCCAAAGCGCCGTTGAATCGGCTCCGGTTTCGGTCGTTCCCAAAGAGTTCACCCCCAAACAGATCGGCGATATTCTGGAACTGCATTTCGACGACCTGATTGGTTCGGATTCCACCTCGCCTCAGGCATAACCCCCCGGACTTCTCTTTTCGGCCGGCAGGGCCAAACCGGCATTCACCGGTTAGCCCGCATTTCTCACCAGTGGGCAAGATCATGGCGCAGGACTTTTCCCTTCAGCGCGTGCTCGCGACCGAAGAGCGTAGCGGTCACTACGGTCGAGGGAGCCTGTGCGCGCTGAAGGGAAAAAGACCAGCCAAGGCATGCCCAGCGCCGTCTGTTATCCGCAAGCCCTTTACATGGAGCCAATCACTGTACTGAAAGATACACTACCCTTCGTCATGCCATCAGCGGCCTGGTGAGAAATGCGGGCTAGACTATTGGCTTTTGGCGCTTGCGATGAACTCGCGGAAGCTGTCGGCCCAGTGGTCGATGGTTTTTTCGGGCCCGACCAACTTGAAGAACCAGGGTCCCTGCGGGCCCTCCAGAACGGCTCCCAGCAACCGATAGCCCTGGCGGGCGGGCCGCTGAGGAGCGCCCGGCATGTTGGATGCCTTCAGTGTTCCGCTCACGTCCACTTCAGTCATCCGGAATCCCGAGACCTGGCTCTGCCTGATTTTGGCCTTGTCTCTGGAAGAGGAACCGTCGGGTTGGCCCACTTGTCCGATCCAGCGGCTGATGTTTGCATCGGTGGACCCGCCTTGTCCCCTGCCGAAATAGAATACGGTCAACTCACCATCTTCGGAGTCGCCTCCTTCTCTGGGAAGGGCAAATTGGGCTCGCCTCATGCGGGAGCGCGGCGTCTGCTCGACCCAGCCCGGGGGGACTTCCAGAGTGAAGGGTCCCAGGACCTTCTGGCGATCAGAGGCAGGGGCGGCCGCGCCCACGGTTGGGGGCGAAGCCGGAGCGTTTCCGGCATTGGAAACGCTTTCGCCGGCACAACCGGACAGGAGCAGGCACAACCCTACCAAGGCCCAACAGGCCCGATTGATTTCATTGCCGGGCTCGCGGCGGGTCTTTCCCATGGCCGCCGGTCTTCGACGATTTGACTTGTCCATTCTCATTCTCCTTTGCTGCACAGCGGGAGGGCTGGGCCGTCCTGGAATGGATCAGGCTGGATCCCGAAAAGGGAAGCAGTTTCTTCTCTTCCGCAGCCTGACTCCGGAAGGTCAGTTCCTCACATTCCCATGATGTTGTATCCGCAATCCACGTAAAGCACCTCGCCGGTAACCCCGGCGGAGAGATCGCTTCCCAGGTAGAGCCCTGTGTTTCCCAGTTCTCCGGGGTGAACGTTCCGCTTGAGGGGAGCCTGCTCCGCATGGTGCTTGAGCATGCTGCCCAGACCGCGGATCCCGCGTGCGGCCAGGGTGTT
The DNA window shown above is from Acidobacteriota bacterium and carries:
- a CDS encoding response regulator, translated to MEDSLITVKEVAEYLKLKEQTVYLLARQNKIPSLKVGGSLRFKKSRIDGWLLAEPNRSSSKNGPGKVLIVEDEKAVRESLQGIVQLHGISAVAVPDGPGALDAARRESFRMVFLDLNLPGMDSVETLRELRRLDRKLVFVVVTDLAGENPLFQSAVESAPVSVVPKEFTPKQIGDILELHFDDLIGSDSTSPQA